A single region of the Melospiza georgiana isolate bMelGeo1 chromosome 7, bMelGeo1.pri, whole genome shotgun sequence genome encodes:
- the CFAP65 gene encoding cilia- and flagella-associated protein 65 isoform X2, producing MLAELHDEPQNSDCFWKSGYDRKVSPREAKKKKAIFWGIEVPETLSWHDWKLGKEVIKHLTLKNVHRKAQKLSYRAPSTPSFLTVFPQPITLNPGMSVSLPVVFRPSEKRDYEDSILFMKAEGEFSVSLHALLPRCCLSIPAAVQLPVCATYSATEAALPICNVGDVFCVFDWETSSPFFMSPESGSLKPGAKCLVKVVFKPEVAGVHYATATCWFGGEEKQKRTIMLKALAKYPCLWVSVTGKKPGKFQDVLHFGSVPVGTTVEKSVEIFNVSVVDAPCIIERAENPLLYGYVFSCNASGDVVPAKGKLLLCIRFQPQVVGEHSTDYFTITSAGCNLKTVLKVVGSCTGPSVSLHQHSVSFDWVNLGESLMRTLKISNRSDVPAYYQFDIDCKGSVFSLDRPSGVLEGATTLTLKVTFRPTHPIIYHRRVACLVHHQEPQYVDFIGTCHSDTAKPPILQKRHLSWYRTNMVRGLTFYPPDILSEMLKSEKLQMDEKGALMLPPEISEDQPPKEYLEPNAMAEYFNKGEKSNLALFPAHVSVSPREYDFGCCVPPQKSLSLCVTNHTKGNIIVAWTPNHDSAFYVRPEICEVLPLKSSTFHVFCMPTQVNSLYGAELEGFAVYKVMRHYNNIEDDATICPSWCLTVRLRAHTYEAKQEHIIPQYILDVPKTFPPAVCNTDTYCSMLLSNTSTSLITFSVNYTEECPSVLVKPSLGHVIPGGHQIFLLYTHPVTTVLQQHVLSLELNSYPAYTKEIVLQSCGQSLHLLLEGDGILYFKPLQIGTSSTRMYTIKNCTRLPMVFTWRIRHSDRKILSVSPTTGILQPYEAMAQTWTFSPDKETKYVLRAVVSVKWKSPQSPTEAHYVLRVIGEGALGAIRAHKDYLDLGNVLVGDQKSYSIVLLNDGICTVNYILSVEQLFTGPHNPEEVRSDLLALELEHSRGTIPARSKASVRIKVRPARRLQYTWKIRYDICAPKATGLASVKEKEEFLCRVVATGVYPTLRITDACTTGTARRNTKMHIWRLFSLDTLNEYLEQDPTPGELTYKVPTRHSTCLIPPVYTPLLLDFDFGSAPVDSQPTCVMLLLENKGVVPVDWAFLFPSDQKMDIERWAEDVDFTPQELHQMRIQDNQLFSVSPKSGTLLPGQEESVQLSHRHDFIGNDRLPVLLKISYGREILLTFSGVTVERDQRYVHFASTKHVFAPVAVGRSQPPTQIYKLYNGGSMPVTFEVQLDNLMKTQEENFQHPVFACLTPRGEIPPGESGHIGWIFSPLEAKTYTVDVLIQILEGDSTQITFQGVGYNPNDVEEAATSRNFFSSAVIPGSARLTVPGQAATLSHSRICLGNIPDCTKAGRLVFLNNISKSKAVVFNWQINAKEMVLEIVPNSGVVQPGESIPCFITLQPTRNPYFCRINLACEVYIQESLVQYERDLHEWEKEKERQAVEFTITEKDLDTKKKLTSPSVRLSDSAETEYLSKSSPVIRKYKTLPPIKSQPPPSQPPGYTERRLPSDKDASQVWVKPEPPTPLSLHLDVSARSFAIEDFLSNFALDFPRYFLSRPYSAKPSDSKLVDGSGHRNRTDTECERLALAAASKKELEVVTDILAGVIRSLLENGHFQKSVRKIEDEPIPYFTQFHSAKSAELQDSRQGSTIPSRVSASTDLDHEKDGEGRNMSQEASPSDLPESSETFHHKQLRVKEIISRQPVVGNLVELLLENTLQNIMIEASRGEVVLTAQPRVIALPPSASQRITIPASPPSRV from the exons ATGCTTGCTGAGCTGCATGATGAGCCCCAAAACTCTGACTGTTTTTGGAAGAGTGGCTATGACAGGAAG GTGTCTCCAAGAGAGGCAAAGAAGAAGAAAGCCATATTCTGGGGCATTGAGGTCCCTGAAACACTCAGTTGGCATGACTGGAAACTTGGAAAAGAGGTGATCAAACACCTGACCTTGAAAAATGTTCACAGGAAAGCCCAGAAGCTCAGTTACAG AGCTCCTTCCACGCCGTCCTTCCTCACCGTTTTCCCGCAGCCCATCACTCTGAACCCCGGCATGTCTGTGAGCCTGCCTGTGGTTTTCCGGCCCAGTGAAAAG AGGGACTATGAAGACAGTATCCTCTTTATGAAAGCTGAGGGTGAGTTCTCTGTTAGCCTGCATGCTCTGCTTCCAcgctgctgtctgtccatcccagCTGCTGTCCAGTTGCCTGTCTGTGCTACCTACAGTGCTACGGAGGCAGCGCTTCCTATCTGCAATGTTGG TGATGTTTTTTGCGTCTTTGACTGGGAGACATCAAGTCCTTTCTTCATGAGTCCTGAGAGTGGCTCACTGAAGCCGGGTGCTAAGTGCTTGGTCAAGGTGGTCTTCAAGCCCGAGGTGGCTGGGGTGCATTATGCAACAGCAACGTGCTGGTTTGGAGGTGAAGAGAAACAAAAGAGGACAATCATGCTAAAAGCCCTGG CCAAATACCCCTGCCTGTGGGTGAGCGTGACAGGAAAGAAGCCTGGAAAGTTTCAAGATGTCCTGCATTTTGGATCAGTTCCAGTGGGGACAACTGTGGAGAAGTCTGTGGAAATCTTCAACGTGTCTGTG GTTGATGCACCATGTATAATAGAACGAGCAGAAAACCCTCTGCTTTATGGTTATGTTTTCTCCTGTAATGCGTCCGGTGATGTTGTCCCTGCCAAAGGGAAGCTGCTCTTGTGCATACGGTTTCAGCCCCAAGTAGTaggagagcacagcactgacTATTTCACGATCACATCTGCTGGATGCAACTTGAAGACTGTTCTGAAAGTGGTTGGCTCATGTACAG GTCCTTCCGTGTCCCTGCACCAGCATTCTGTGAGCTTTGACTGGGTCAATCTTGGAGAAAGTTTGATGCGGACACTGAAAATCAGCAACAGGTCCGATGTCCCGGCCTATTATCAGTTTGATATTGATTGCAAGGGGAGTGTCTTCTCCTTGGATCGCCCCAGCGGAGTCTTGGAGGGCGCAACAACTCTGACACTGAAGGTGACCTTCCGACCTACCCACCCCATAATCTACCACCGCAGAGTCGCGTGCCTCGTCCACCACCAG GAACCCCAGTATGTGGATTTTATTGGTACCTGCCATTCTGACACAGCTAAGCCACCCATCCTTCAGAAAAGACACCTCTCCTGGTACCGAACCAACATGGTGAGGGGACTGACCTTCTACCCCCCTGATATCCTGAGTGAAATGCTGAAGAGTGAGAAGTTGCAGATGGATGAAAAGGGAGCCCTCATGCTGCCCCCTGAG ATTTCTGAGGACCAGCCGCCCAAGGAATACTTGGAACCCAATGCCATGGCTGAGTATTTCAACAAGGGTGAAAAAAGCAACCTGGCCTTGTTTCCTGCTCATGTTAGTGTCAGCCCCAGGGAGTATGACTTTGGATGCTGCGTGCCACCACAAaaatctctttctctctgtgtgaCCAACCACACCAAAGGAAATATCATTGTTGCCTGGACTCCAAACCATGACAGTGCCTTCTATGTGCGCCCTGAAATCTGTGAGGTGCTACCATTGAAGTCTTCAACCTTCCATGTCTTTTGCATGCCCACTCAGGTCAACAGTCTttatggagcagagctggaaggtTTTGCTGTTTATAAG GTGATGAGACACTACAACAACATTGAGGATGATGCCACCATCTGCCCGTCATGGTGCCTGACTGTGAGGCTGAGAGCACACACATATGAAGCAAAACAGGAGCACATCATTCCACAGTACATCCTGGATGTCCCCAAA acttttcctcctgcagtTTGTAACACTGATACCTACTGCAGCATGCTGTTGTCCAACACGAGCACCTCTTTGATAACCTTCAGTGTGAACTACACTGAAGAATGTCCCTCTGTTTTGGTCAAGCCCAGCTTAGGACACGTCATTCCAGGAGGCCACCAGATTTTCCTTCTCTACACTCACCCAGTTACGACAGTCTTGCAGCAGCATGTCCTGTCTTTGGAGCTGAACTCTTATCCTGCATACACCAAG GAGATTGTTCTCCAGAGTTGTGGGCAGTCCCTTCATTTGCTCTTAGAAGGTGATGGAATTCTCTACTTCAAGCCTCTCCAGATAGGGACCTCCTCTACACGAATGTACACCATTAAAAACTGCACAAGGCTACCCATGGTTTTCACATGGAGGATCCGTCACTCAGACAGGAAGATCCTGTCTGTCAGCCCCACTACAGGGATCCTCCAGCCCTATGAAGCCATG GCTCAGACATGGACTTTTAGTCCTGACAAGGAAACCAAGTATGTGCTGCGAGCTGTGGTGTCTGTGAAGTGGAAAAGCCCACAGTCTCCCACAGAAGCCCATTATGTCTTACGGGTCATTGGAGAAGGGGCACTGGGGGCCATCAGG GCACACAAGGACTATCTGGACCTTGGAAATGTTCTAGTTGGTGATCAAAAAAGCTACAGCATTGTACTGCTAAATGATGGGATCTGTACTGTGAATTACATTCTCAGTGTGGAGCAACTCTTCACAGGGCCCCACAATCCTGAGGAGGTCCGCAGCGATCTACTGG CTCTAGAGCTGGAACATTCCAGAGGAACAATTCCTGCAAGATCAAAAGCTTCTGTCAGAATAAAAGTAAGGCCAGCCCGTCGGCTGCAATACACCTGGAAAATCAGATATGATATTTGTGCACCCAAAG CTACAGGTCTTGCAAGTgtaaaagagaaggaggagttCCTGTGCCGCGTTGTAGCAACAGGCGTCTACCCAACTTTGCGCATCACAGACGCCTGTACAACAGGGACTGCCAGGCGTAACACCAAGATGCACATCTGGAGGCTCTTCTCCTTGGACACACTGAATGAATACTTGGAGCAAGACCCAACTCCTGGCGAGCTCACCTACAAAGTCCCCACAAGGCACAG CACATGCTTGATCCCCCCGGTGTATACCCCTCTCCTGCTGGATTTTGACTTTGGGTCTGCCCCAGTAGACTCACAGCCTACCTGTGTGATGCTTCTGCTGGAGAACAAGGGTGTGGTACCTGTGGACTG GGCCTTCTTGTTTCCTTCTGATCAGAAGATGGACATAGAGCGCTGGGCAGAAGATGTTGACTTTACCCCCCAGGAGCTGCATCAGATGAGAATTCAGGATAACCAGCTCTTCAGTGTTTCCCCCAAGTCAGGAACACTTcttccagggcaggaggaatctgtccagctctcacacag ACATGATTTCATTGGCAATGATCgcctccctgtcctgctgaaGATTTCCTATGGCCGTGAGATTCTG CTGACCTTCAGTGGTGTGACAGTGGAGCGCGACCAGCGCTACGTCCATTTTGCATCCACCAAGCACGTCTTTGCACCCGTCGCTGTGGGACGCTCCCAGCCCCCCACACAG ATTTATAAACTCTACAATGGTGGCTCCATGCCCGTGACATTTGAGGTTCAGCTGGACAACCTTATGAAGACACAGGAGGAGAATTTTCAGCATCCTGTGTTTGCCTGCCTAACTCCTAGAGGAGAAATCCCCCCAGGTGAATCAGGGCACATTGGGTGGATCTTCTCACCACTGGAAGCTAAAACATACACG GTTGATGTTCTCATCCAGATCCTGGAGGGTGACTCGACCCAGATTACTTTCCAGGGAGTAGGCTACAATCCCAATGATGTAGAAGAGGCTGCCACAtccagaaattttttttcttctgcagtcaTTCCAGGTTCTGCCAGGCTAACTGTGCCTGGGCAG GCAGCCACCTTGTCCCATAGCAGGATTTGCCTTGGAAATATCCCAGACTGCACCAAAGCTGGTCGACTTGTCTTTCTCAACAATATCTCGAAGAGCAAGGCAGTGGTGTTTAACTGGCAGATAAATGCTAAAGAAATG GTGTTGGAGATTGTTCCAAATTCAGGAGTTGTGCAGCCTGGAGAGAGTATCCCTTGCTTCATCACACTGCAACCTACAAGGAATCCCTATTTCTGCAGAATAAATCTGGCGTGTGAG GTGTACATCCAGGAGTCCCTGGTTCAGTATGAGAGGGACCTGCACGagtgggaaaaggagaaggaacgGCAGGCTGTGGAATTCACCATCACAGAGAAGGACCTTGACACCAAGAAGAAGCTAACATCTCCCTCAGTC aggtTATCAGATTCTGCTGAAACAGAATATCTTTCAAAATCCTCACCTGTGATAAGGAAATACAAG ACATTACCCCCTATTAAAAGCCAGCCTCCACCCAGTCAGCCACCTGGATAcactgagaggaggctgccATCGGACAAAGATGCCAGCCAGGTGTGGGTCAAACCAGAGCCTCCCACGCCCTTGTCCTTACACCTTGATGTGTCAGCCAGGTCCTTTGCTATTGAGGACTTTCTCAGCAACTTTGCCTTGGATTTTCCCAGATACTTCTTGTCCCG CCCTTACAGCGCCAAGCCCTCCGACAGCAAATTGGTGGATGGGAGTGGGCACAGAAATAGGACAGACACGGAGTGCGAACggctggccctggctgctgcttccAAAAAAGAGCTGGAGGTGGTGACCGACATACTCGCAGGTGTCATCAG AAGCCTCTTGGAGAATGGCCACTTCCAGAAGTCAGTGAGAAAAATCGAAGATGAGCCTATTCCATATTTCACCCAGTTCCACTCTGCAAAATCAGCAGAACTCCAGGACAGTAGACAGGGCTCCACGATCCCCTCCAGGGTCTCTGCTTCCACAGATCTTGACCATGAGAAGGATGGAGAGGGGAGAAATATGAGTCAGGAAGCCTCTCCCAGTGATTTGCCGGAGTCTAGCGAGACTTTTCACCATAAGCAGTTGAGGGTAAAGGAGATAATAAGTAG GCAGCCAGTTGTTGGGAACCtcgtggagctgctgctggaaaacacaCTGCAGAACATAATGATCGAAGCCAGTCGTGGGGAGGTGGTGctgacagcccagcccagggtcATTGCTTTACCCCCCAGTGCCTCCCAAAG aatcaccatccctgcatccccaccCTCCAGAGTGTAG
- the CFAP65 gene encoding cilia- and flagella-associated protein 65 isoform X1, whose protein sequence is MLAELHDEPQNSDCFWKSGYDRKVSPREAKKKKAIFWGIEVPETLSWHDWKLGKEVIKHLTLKNVHRKAQKLSYRAPSTPSFLTVFPQPITLNPGMSVSLPVVFRPSEKRDYEDSILFMKAEGEFSVSLHALLPRCCLSIPAAVQLPVCATYSATEAALPICNVGDVFCVFDWETSSPFFMSPESGSLKPGAKCLVKVVFKPEVAGVHYATATCWFGGEEKQKRTIMLKALAKYPCLWVSVTGKKPGKFQDVLHFGSVPVGTTVEKSVEIFNVSVVDAPCIIERAENPLLYGYVFSCNASGDVVPAKGKLLLCIRFQPQVVGEHSTDYFTITSAGCNLKTVLKVVGSCTGPSVSLHQHSVSFDWVNLGESLMRTLKISNRSDVPAYYQFDIDCKGSVFSLDRPSGVLEGATTLTLKVTFRPTHPIIYHRRVACLVHHQEPQYVDFIGTCHSDTAKPPILQKRHLSWYRTNMVRGLTFYPPDILSEMLKSEKLQMDEKGALMLPPEISEDQPPKEYLEPNAMAEYFNKGEKSNLALFPAHVSVSPREYDFGCCVPPQKSLSLCVTNHTKGNIIVAWTPNHDSAFYVRPEICEVLPLKSSTFHVFCMPTQVNSLYGAELEGFAVYKVMRHYNNIEDDATICPSWCLTVRLRAHTYEAKQEHIIPQYILDVPKTFPPAVCNTDTYCSMLLSNTSTSLITFSVNYTEECPSVLVKPSLGHVIPGGHQIFLLYTHPVTTVLQQHVLSLELNSYPAYTKEIVLQSCGQSLHLLLEGDGILYFKPLQIGTSSTRMYTIKNCTRLPMVFTWRIRHSDRKILSVSPTTGILQPYEAMAQTWTFSPDKETKYVLRAVVSVKWKSPQSPTEAHYVLRVIGEGALGAIRAHKDYLDLGNVLVGDQKSYSIVLLNDGICTVNYILSVEQLFTGPHNPEEVRSDLLALELEHSRGTIPARSKASVRIKVRPARRLQYTWKIRYDICAPKATGLASVKEKEEFLCRVVATGVYPTLRITDACTTGTARRNTKMHIWRLFSLDTLNEYLEQDPTPGELTYKVPTRHSTCLIPPVYTPLLLDFDFGSAPVDSQPTCVMLLLENKGVVPVDWAFLFPSDQKMDIERWAEDVDFTPQELHQMRIQDNQLFSVSPKSGTLLPGQEESVQLSHRHDFIGNDRLPVLLKISYGREILLTFSGVTVERDQRYVHFASTKHVFAPVAVGRSQPPTQIYKLYNGGSMPVTFEVQLDNLMKTQEENFQHPVFACLTPRGEIPPGESGHIGWIFSPLEAKTYTVDVLIQILEGDSTQITFQGVGYNPNDVEEAATSRNFFSSAVIPGSARLTVPGQAATLSHSRICLGNIPDCTKAGRLVFLNNISKSKAVVFNWQINAKEMVLEIVPNSGVVQPGESIPCFITLQPTRNPYFCRINLACEVYIQESLVQYERDLHEWEKEKERQAVEFTITEKDLDTKKKLTSPSVRLSDSAETEYLSKSSPVIRKYKTLPPIKSQPPPSQPPGYTERRLPSDKDASQVWVKPEPPTPLSLHLDVSARSFAIEDFLSNFALDFPRYFLSRPYSAKPSDSKLVDGSGHRNRTDTECERLALAAASKKELEVVTDILAGVIRSLLENGHFQKSVRKIEDEPIPYFTQFHSAKSAELQDSRQGSTIPSRVSASTDLDHEKDGEGRNMSQEASPSDLPESSETFHHKQLRAASCWEPRGAAAGKHTAEHNDRSQSWGGGADSPAQGHCFTPQCLPKNHHPCIPTLQSVAAGYCAA, encoded by the exons ATGCTTGCTGAGCTGCATGATGAGCCCCAAAACTCTGACTGTTTTTGGAAGAGTGGCTATGACAGGAAG GTGTCTCCAAGAGAGGCAAAGAAGAAGAAAGCCATATTCTGGGGCATTGAGGTCCCTGAAACACTCAGTTGGCATGACTGGAAACTTGGAAAAGAGGTGATCAAACACCTGACCTTGAAAAATGTTCACAGGAAAGCCCAGAAGCTCAGTTACAG AGCTCCTTCCACGCCGTCCTTCCTCACCGTTTTCCCGCAGCCCATCACTCTGAACCCCGGCATGTCTGTGAGCCTGCCTGTGGTTTTCCGGCCCAGTGAAAAG AGGGACTATGAAGACAGTATCCTCTTTATGAAAGCTGAGGGTGAGTTCTCTGTTAGCCTGCATGCTCTGCTTCCAcgctgctgtctgtccatcccagCTGCTGTCCAGTTGCCTGTCTGTGCTACCTACAGTGCTACGGAGGCAGCGCTTCCTATCTGCAATGTTGG TGATGTTTTTTGCGTCTTTGACTGGGAGACATCAAGTCCTTTCTTCATGAGTCCTGAGAGTGGCTCACTGAAGCCGGGTGCTAAGTGCTTGGTCAAGGTGGTCTTCAAGCCCGAGGTGGCTGGGGTGCATTATGCAACAGCAACGTGCTGGTTTGGAGGTGAAGAGAAACAAAAGAGGACAATCATGCTAAAAGCCCTGG CCAAATACCCCTGCCTGTGGGTGAGCGTGACAGGAAAGAAGCCTGGAAAGTTTCAAGATGTCCTGCATTTTGGATCAGTTCCAGTGGGGACAACTGTGGAGAAGTCTGTGGAAATCTTCAACGTGTCTGTG GTTGATGCACCATGTATAATAGAACGAGCAGAAAACCCTCTGCTTTATGGTTATGTTTTCTCCTGTAATGCGTCCGGTGATGTTGTCCCTGCCAAAGGGAAGCTGCTCTTGTGCATACGGTTTCAGCCCCAAGTAGTaggagagcacagcactgacTATTTCACGATCACATCTGCTGGATGCAACTTGAAGACTGTTCTGAAAGTGGTTGGCTCATGTACAG GTCCTTCCGTGTCCCTGCACCAGCATTCTGTGAGCTTTGACTGGGTCAATCTTGGAGAAAGTTTGATGCGGACACTGAAAATCAGCAACAGGTCCGATGTCCCGGCCTATTATCAGTTTGATATTGATTGCAAGGGGAGTGTCTTCTCCTTGGATCGCCCCAGCGGAGTCTTGGAGGGCGCAACAACTCTGACACTGAAGGTGACCTTCCGACCTACCCACCCCATAATCTACCACCGCAGAGTCGCGTGCCTCGTCCACCACCAG GAACCCCAGTATGTGGATTTTATTGGTACCTGCCATTCTGACACAGCTAAGCCACCCATCCTTCAGAAAAGACACCTCTCCTGGTACCGAACCAACATGGTGAGGGGACTGACCTTCTACCCCCCTGATATCCTGAGTGAAATGCTGAAGAGTGAGAAGTTGCAGATGGATGAAAAGGGAGCCCTCATGCTGCCCCCTGAG ATTTCTGAGGACCAGCCGCCCAAGGAATACTTGGAACCCAATGCCATGGCTGAGTATTTCAACAAGGGTGAAAAAAGCAACCTGGCCTTGTTTCCTGCTCATGTTAGTGTCAGCCCCAGGGAGTATGACTTTGGATGCTGCGTGCCACCACAAaaatctctttctctctgtgtgaCCAACCACACCAAAGGAAATATCATTGTTGCCTGGACTCCAAACCATGACAGTGCCTTCTATGTGCGCCCTGAAATCTGTGAGGTGCTACCATTGAAGTCTTCAACCTTCCATGTCTTTTGCATGCCCACTCAGGTCAACAGTCTttatggagcagagctggaaggtTTTGCTGTTTATAAG GTGATGAGACACTACAACAACATTGAGGATGATGCCACCATCTGCCCGTCATGGTGCCTGACTGTGAGGCTGAGAGCACACACATATGAAGCAAAACAGGAGCACATCATTCCACAGTACATCCTGGATGTCCCCAAA acttttcctcctgcagtTTGTAACACTGATACCTACTGCAGCATGCTGTTGTCCAACACGAGCACCTCTTTGATAACCTTCAGTGTGAACTACACTGAAGAATGTCCCTCTGTTTTGGTCAAGCCCAGCTTAGGACACGTCATTCCAGGAGGCCACCAGATTTTCCTTCTCTACACTCACCCAGTTACGACAGTCTTGCAGCAGCATGTCCTGTCTTTGGAGCTGAACTCTTATCCTGCATACACCAAG GAGATTGTTCTCCAGAGTTGTGGGCAGTCCCTTCATTTGCTCTTAGAAGGTGATGGAATTCTCTACTTCAAGCCTCTCCAGATAGGGACCTCCTCTACACGAATGTACACCATTAAAAACTGCACAAGGCTACCCATGGTTTTCACATGGAGGATCCGTCACTCAGACAGGAAGATCCTGTCTGTCAGCCCCACTACAGGGATCCTCCAGCCCTATGAAGCCATG GCTCAGACATGGACTTTTAGTCCTGACAAGGAAACCAAGTATGTGCTGCGAGCTGTGGTGTCTGTGAAGTGGAAAAGCCCACAGTCTCCCACAGAAGCCCATTATGTCTTACGGGTCATTGGAGAAGGGGCACTGGGGGCCATCAGG GCACACAAGGACTATCTGGACCTTGGAAATGTTCTAGTTGGTGATCAAAAAAGCTACAGCATTGTACTGCTAAATGATGGGATCTGTACTGTGAATTACATTCTCAGTGTGGAGCAACTCTTCACAGGGCCCCACAATCCTGAGGAGGTCCGCAGCGATCTACTGG CTCTAGAGCTGGAACATTCCAGAGGAACAATTCCTGCAAGATCAAAAGCTTCTGTCAGAATAAAAGTAAGGCCAGCCCGTCGGCTGCAATACACCTGGAAAATCAGATATGATATTTGTGCACCCAAAG CTACAGGTCTTGCAAGTgtaaaagagaaggaggagttCCTGTGCCGCGTTGTAGCAACAGGCGTCTACCCAACTTTGCGCATCACAGACGCCTGTACAACAGGGACTGCCAGGCGTAACACCAAGATGCACATCTGGAGGCTCTTCTCCTTGGACACACTGAATGAATACTTGGAGCAAGACCCAACTCCTGGCGAGCTCACCTACAAAGTCCCCACAAGGCACAG CACATGCTTGATCCCCCCGGTGTATACCCCTCTCCTGCTGGATTTTGACTTTGGGTCTGCCCCAGTAGACTCACAGCCTACCTGTGTGATGCTTCTGCTGGAGAACAAGGGTGTGGTACCTGTGGACTG GGCCTTCTTGTTTCCTTCTGATCAGAAGATGGACATAGAGCGCTGGGCAGAAGATGTTGACTTTACCCCCCAGGAGCTGCATCAGATGAGAATTCAGGATAACCAGCTCTTCAGTGTTTCCCCCAAGTCAGGAACACTTcttccagggcaggaggaatctgtccagctctcacacag ACATGATTTCATTGGCAATGATCgcctccctgtcctgctgaaGATTTCCTATGGCCGTGAGATTCTG CTGACCTTCAGTGGTGTGACAGTGGAGCGCGACCAGCGCTACGTCCATTTTGCATCCACCAAGCACGTCTTTGCACCCGTCGCTGTGGGACGCTCCCAGCCCCCCACACAG ATTTATAAACTCTACAATGGTGGCTCCATGCCCGTGACATTTGAGGTTCAGCTGGACAACCTTATGAAGACACAGGAGGAGAATTTTCAGCATCCTGTGTTTGCCTGCCTAACTCCTAGAGGAGAAATCCCCCCAGGTGAATCAGGGCACATTGGGTGGATCTTCTCACCACTGGAAGCTAAAACATACACG GTTGATGTTCTCATCCAGATCCTGGAGGGTGACTCGACCCAGATTACTTTCCAGGGAGTAGGCTACAATCCCAATGATGTAGAAGAGGCTGCCACAtccagaaattttttttcttctgcagtcaTTCCAGGTTCTGCCAGGCTAACTGTGCCTGGGCAG GCAGCCACCTTGTCCCATAGCAGGATTTGCCTTGGAAATATCCCAGACTGCACCAAAGCTGGTCGACTTGTCTTTCTCAACAATATCTCGAAGAGCAAGGCAGTGGTGTTTAACTGGCAGATAAATGCTAAAGAAATG GTGTTGGAGATTGTTCCAAATTCAGGAGTTGTGCAGCCTGGAGAGAGTATCCCTTGCTTCATCACACTGCAACCTACAAGGAATCCCTATTTCTGCAGAATAAATCTGGCGTGTGAG GTGTACATCCAGGAGTCCCTGGTTCAGTATGAGAGGGACCTGCACGagtgggaaaaggagaaggaacgGCAGGCTGTGGAATTCACCATCACAGAGAAGGACCTTGACACCAAGAAGAAGCTAACATCTCCCTCAGTC aggtTATCAGATTCTGCTGAAACAGAATATCTTTCAAAATCCTCACCTGTGATAAGGAAATACAAG ACATTACCCCCTATTAAAAGCCAGCCTCCACCCAGTCAGCCACCTGGATAcactgagaggaggctgccATCGGACAAAGATGCCAGCCAGGTGTGGGTCAAACCAGAGCCTCCCACGCCCTTGTCCTTACACCTTGATGTGTCAGCCAGGTCCTTTGCTATTGAGGACTTTCTCAGCAACTTTGCCTTGGATTTTCCCAGATACTTCTTGTCCCG CCCTTACAGCGCCAAGCCCTCCGACAGCAAATTGGTGGATGGGAGTGGGCACAGAAATAGGACAGACACGGAGTGCGAACggctggccctggctgctgcttccAAAAAAGAGCTGGAGGTGGTGACCGACATACTCGCAGGTGTCATCAG AAGCCTCTTGGAGAATGGCCACTTCCAGAAGTCAGTGAGAAAAATCGAAGATGAGCCTATTCCATATTTCACCCAGTTCCACTCTGCAAAATCAGCAGAACTCCAGGACAGTAGACAGGGCTCCACGATCCCCTCCAGGGTCTCTGCTTCCACAGATCTTGACCATGAGAAGGATGGAGAGGGGAGAAATATGAGTCAGGAAGCCTCTCCCAGTGATTTGCCGGAGTCTAGCGAGACTTTTCACCATAAGCAGTTGAGG GCAGCCAGTTGTTGGGAACCtcgtggagctgctgctggaaaacacaCTGCAGAACATAATGATCGAAGCCAGTCGTGGGGAGGTGGTGctgacagcccagcccagggtcATTGCTTTACCCCCCAGTGCCTCCCAAAG aatcaccatccctgcatccccaccCTCCAGAGTGTAGCTGCTGGGTACTGTGCTGCTTAA